Proteins encoded within one genomic window of Hemitrygon akajei chromosome 13, sHemAka1.3, whole genome shotgun sequence:
- the rgp1 gene encoding RAB6A-GEF complex partner protein 2 isoform X3, producing the protein MIEVVAKLLRGPVFLTGEELECVITFTNPVTARSTSASSEMLAWASAQIHCQFHTSESRVALPPSEDAKYDVQAENETVFVPNRGERGKCILATNPKILFCDLCLDPGESKSYSYCETVPLDGPPSFRGQSVKYAYKLTVGCQRVNSPIKLLRVPFRVFVVYGLENYQFPPDEAMAPTNPFLDEDESTKKDTRLVDLATEMLMTSTSRRSLHLYNITNVRGKVGKFCIFKTIYKIGEDVLGTFDFSEGDIPCLQFSVSLQTEEHVQEDYQRKPGQPVSLSTHARHQESCLHTAKTHFSLPVPLSATPSFMTTVVSLKWRLHFEFVTACEPVEPPTVLENQSEIITWTGAGKIDVDTFSWDLPIKVLPTNPVLASYVSQLTSFHSIAI; encoded by the exons TGAGATGTTGGCATGGGCAAGTGCTCAAATACATTGCCAATTTCATACTAGTGAGAGTCGTGTTGCACTTCCTCCCTCTGAAGACGCAAAGTATGATGTGCAGGCTGAAAATGAAACTGTATTTGTTCCAAACAGAG GTGAAAGAGGAAAATGTATTTTAGCCACTAATCCCAAGATACTGTTCTGTGACCTGTGCCTTGATCCTGGTGAATCAAAGTCAT ATTCCTACTGTGAAACTGTACCTCTTGATGGTCCACCATCCTTCCGAGGCCAGTCGGTGAAATATGCTTATAAATTGACGGTTGGTTGCCAAAGAGTAAATTCTCCAATCAAACTTCTTCGGGTTCCTTTTCGGGTATTTGTTGTTTATG GATTGGAAAATTATCAGTTTCCTCCAGATGAGGCTATGGCACCTACAAATCCATTTTTGGATGAAGATGAAAGTACTAAAAAAGACACTAGATTAGTCGATCTTGCAACTGAAATGTTGATGACCAGCACATCTCGCCGTAGTCTTC ATTTGTATAACATTACTAATGTCAGGGGAAAAGTTGGAAAGTTTTGCATTTTCAAAACTATTtataaaattggagaagatgtATTGGGCACATTTGATTTCTCTGAAGGAGATATTCCATGTTTACAG TTCTCAGTATCTTTGCAGACTGAAGAGCATGTACAAGAAGATTATCAAAGAAAACCAGGGCAACCTGTTTCACTGAGTACTCATGCTCGGCATCAGGAATCATGTTTGCATACTGCTAAAACTCATTTCAGTTTACCAGTTCCACTTAGTGCTACACCCAGCTTTATGACCACTGTAG TATCCTTGAAGTGGCGTTTACACTTTGAGTTTGTCACTGCTTGTGAGCCAGTGGAACCACCTACTGTACTTGAGAACCAATCGGAGATAATTACTTGGACTGGGGCAGGGAAAATAGATGTGGACACATTCAGCTGGGATCTGCCAATAAAAGTGCTTCCAACTAATCCTGTACTCGCATCATATGTTTCACAGTTGACATCTTTTCACTCCATTGCTATCTGA